The Helicobacter mustelae genome has a segment encoding these proteins:
- a CDS encoding hydantoinase/oxoprolinase family protein, giving the protein MKRVSVDIGGTFTDCFFAWDGKYIESKSLTTHHNLSLGFNSALDNACKIAGLTREEVLKQVDSVRYATTLGTNALIEGKGPRVAAIVTHGFEDTIHLSRGKGYGEGLDITEQGNMPNAQRPDPIVPRKMVRSVKERVDSDGVILVPLQKEDVRKQVRELVDNGAQAIVVALVNATENPSHEQLVLETILEEYPSHELGAIPVILSSQVSGRKGEYVRANTTIIDAFLYEIMFHALNQLSSNLRESGYEKPMLVIHNSGGMAQSNSTDSLQTIHSGPVSGVSASQHLSENTDIGNVVCMDMGGTSFDIGILPKGGVKHYDFQPVICRWLVTLPMIHLNTLGAGGGSIATYDRIYQSVKIGPESAGSDPGPACYDRGGLNPTVTDADLMLGYLDPENYADGFIKLNPKRSAFVIEDKLCDHLDLDVIEVSKVIKRTVDEQMAIGIEMELRKNGGNVEDFTMVAYGGNGPLHACGIAHHAGIKKILFPPFASVFSALGAGNMKPLHIHERSGYIVLYEPIKRKLFDEYDRINGYIEELEQRGREDLKRQGYDVSKVQHRLEMDMRYGNQRVTTSVVLDMNRINNVGDVLRAIRTFSDVYAQRYGKGIEAPEAGVRVQTIRVASFIETDVVHFEDLTSGGNRTVPTPKSTRKVHFVDEKDPIETAIYDESVLSDKYVIHGPAVITTKSTTYLVEKNWRIEPTPQGAVWLLKDDEK; this is encoded by the coding sequence ATGAAGAGAGTATCTGTAGATATTGGTGGAACCTTTACGGATTGTTTTTTTGCTTGGGATGGAAAATACATTGAGTCTAAGTCATTAACCACTCATCATAATTTATCCCTTGGGTTTAACTCAGCCCTAGATAATGCTTGCAAAATCGCTGGGCTAACTAGAGAGGAGGTGCTAAAACAAGTTGACTCCGTGCGCTATGCCACTACACTGGGTACCAACGCCCTGATTGAAGGAAAGGGCCCAAGAGTTGCGGCCATCGTTACACATGGCTTTGAAGACACCATACACCTATCAAGAGGCAAGGGATATGGCGAAGGTCTTGATATAACTGAACAAGGCAATATGCCAAATGCCCAGCGACCTGATCCCATCGTGCCAAGAAAGATGGTGCGCTCTGTAAAAGAGAGAGTGGATTCTGATGGCGTGATTCTAGTGCCTTTGCAAAAAGAGGATGTACGCAAGCAGGTTAGAGAGCTAGTTGATAATGGAGCGCAAGCTATCGTTGTGGCATTGGTCAATGCTACAGAAAATCCAAGCCATGAGCAATTGGTGCTAGAAACCATCCTAGAAGAATACCCAAGCCATGAGCTAGGAGCCATCCCCGTGATTTTGAGCTCTCAAGTTTCTGGTAGAAAGGGTGAATATGTAAGGGCCAATACAACTATCATCGATGCGTTCTTGTATGAAATTATGTTTCATGCGCTCAATCAACTCAGCTCCAACCTAAGGGAGTCCGGGTATGAAAAACCCATGCTAGTTATACATAATAGTGGCGGGATGGCCCAAAGCAATTCTACCGACTCACTCCAGACCATTCACTCAGGGCCAGTTAGTGGGGTGAGCGCAAGCCAGCACTTATCAGAAAATACCGACATTGGCAATGTCGTGTGTATGGACATGGGCGGAACTTCATTTGACATTGGTATCTTGCCAAAAGGTGGAGTGAAGCATTATGACTTTCAGCCAGTGATTTGTAGATGGCTAGTAACCCTGCCCATGATTCACCTAAATACTTTGGGTGCTGGGGGTGGTTCTATCGCGACATATGATAGGATTTATCAATCTGTTAAGATCGGGCCAGAATCAGCAGGCTCAGACCCAGGCCCAGCATGCTATGATAGAGGTGGACTCAACCCGACGGTTACGGATGCTGATTTGATGCTTGGCTACCTAGACCCAGAAAATTATGCAGATGGCTTTATTAAGCTCAATCCTAAGCGATCGGCATTTGTGATTGAAGACAAACTCTGCGATCATCTCGACTTGGATGTAATCGAAGTGTCAAAGGTGATTAAAAGAACCGTAGATGAGCAGATGGCAATTGGTATTGAGATGGAGCTACGAAAAAATGGAGGTAATGTTGAAGACTTTACAATGGTAGCCTATGGTGGAAATGGGCCATTGCATGCCTGTGGTATCGCGCATCATGCTGGGATTAAAAAAATCCTATTCCCTCCATTTGCCTCTGTGTTCTCAGCACTTGGCGCTGGGAATATGAAACCCCTGCATATCCATGAGCGAAGTGGTTACATCGTACTCTATGAACCAATCAAAAGAAAGCTCTTTGATGAATATGACAGAATCAATGGATATATTGAAGAGCTAGAGCAAAGAGGCAGGGAAGATCTCAAGCGTCAGGGCTATGATGTGAGCAAGGTGCAGCATCGTCTAGAAATGGACATGCGCTATGGAAACCAAAGAGTGACAACTTCTGTCGTGCTTGATATGAACCGCATCAATAATGTCGGGGATGTTTTGCGTGCGATTCGAACATTTTCAGATGTGTATGCGCAAAGATATGGTAAAGGCATTGAAGCGCCAGAAGCGGGTGTAAGGGTGCAAACCATTAGAGTTGCTAGCTTTATTGAGACGGATGTTGTTCATTTCGAAGATCTCACTAGTGGCGGGAATCGAACAGTCCCCACTCCAAAAAGCACACGCAAGGTGCATTTTGTAGATGAAAAAGATCCAATTGAGACTGCAATCTATGATGAGAGTGTCCTAAGTGATAAATATGTCATTCATGGGCCTGCGGTTATTACCACTAAGAGTACTACTTATTTGGTGGAGAAGAATTGGAGAATCGAGCCCACTCCACAGGGGGCAGTCTGGCTTTTAAAAGATGATGAAAAATAA
- a CDS encoding hydantoinase B/oxoprolinase family protein, with amino-acid sequence MNKQKNQGTHVKAHNHPHAHSHHGGCGCSTNTGTNTNTGLSAEEQAWVDDFMNETTLFLGPDPEIMRHHSIAERTPLEEKALAKGSDPLLYDRIRRRLGGSLDEAFEMCESMGAAPGAKWADLSVAVYTASGDVCYMSNRGVIAFAAVLHHPIRYIMKYWKDEPTVGVHPGDGFFHNDARFGCVHNTDQSMLTPVIRNGEIIAWVGATIHEGENGACEPGGMPSGSETPFDDGLRGSPMKIVEGGKLRRDLLTFLQHSTRDPKLMLADIKVKMGAVRRVMEIVDRMIDEYGVDNFVGAIRMTVEDVEREVRKRISEMPDGMVRVEQFVDSTLKENILIKFACEITIKGDHMTVDLRGSGKEIINRAINSPLASTKAFFAQAILNHWWPDLPRSTGALSPIEIISDEGTWGDCSYDAPNGQNLQASFRAFTALQVAYAKLQFSLHTKYANVLAPWFNQINDFLWGGETQHGEQVGNLCADLNGMGGGAKAFRDGEDAVAPIFCAMADIGEQEVMEEEVPFLQLVSKRVVRDNQGFGKYRGGMGYEMIVAARNTPEWGFMTVTSGAKFPSVGGMFGGYGCNTYPLAMVKGINIFEIVKENPEEFDLSMERVMNEQPFKGGTYTTYHMGLQFDRSQEGELYMISQGCGGGYGDPIERDPELVMEDLQTGRISDHVASFIYKVVWNKETYVVDVEATEKLRDNERKARIKRGLPYDEFVKRHVKDEPPADLLYYGSWGEENNEELIATVWDHHGPKRVKGKLKEIPLVVVPNRHVLKIAELEKRVQELEEKCGEVTHKLV; translated from the coding sequence ATGAATAAGCAAAAAAATCAAGGAACTCATGTTAAAGCCCATAACCATCCACACGCGCATTCCCATCATGGTGGATGCGGATGTAGTACCAATACAGGCACAAATACAAATACAGGATTAAGCGCTGAAGAGCAAGCCTGGGTAGATGACTTTATGAATGAAACCACGCTCTTTCTAGGACCAGATCCTGAGATCATGCGCCATCATTCAATCGCAGAGCGTACTCCGTTAGAAGAGAAGGCTTTGGCAAAGGGTTCAGATCCGCTATTGTATGACAGAATTAGGAGAAGACTTGGAGGATCGCTAGATGAAGCTTTTGAGATGTGCGAAAGTATGGGAGCGGCACCTGGAGCGAAATGGGCGGACTTGTCTGTGGCGGTTTATACAGCTAGCGGGGATGTGTGCTATATGTCAAACAGAGGTGTTATAGCTTTTGCCGCTGTTTTGCACCATCCCATTCGCTACATCATGAAATACTGGAAGGATGAGCCAACTGTTGGAGTGCATCCAGGCGATGGCTTTTTTCACAATGATGCACGCTTTGGCTGTGTGCATAATACCGACCAGTCCATGCTGACCCCAGTGATTCGAAATGGTGAGATTATTGCATGGGTGGGCGCGACTATCCATGAGGGTGAAAATGGCGCCTGTGAGCCAGGCGGTATGCCAAGCGGATCAGAAACTCCATTTGATGATGGACTGCGTGGAAGCCCGATGAAAATCGTTGAGGGAGGCAAGCTAAGAAGAGACCTTCTGACTTTCTTACAGCATTCAACGAGAGACCCGAAATTGATGCTAGCAGACATTAAGGTCAAGATGGGTGCTGTGCGCAGAGTTATGGAGATCGTGGATAGAATGATTGATGAGTATGGCGTGGATAACTTTGTCGGCGCGATTCGTATGACTGTTGAGGATGTGGAGCGAGAAGTGCGAAAGAGAATCTCTGAAATGCCTGATGGCATGGTAAGAGTGGAGCAGTTTGTAGACTCCACTTTGAAAGAAAATATTTTGATTAAATTTGCATGTGAAATCACCATCAAGGGCGATCACATGACAGTCGATCTAAGAGGCTCAGGCAAGGAAATCATCAACAGAGCGATCAACTCACCACTGGCCTCAACCAAGGCATTCTTTGCTCAAGCCATACTCAATCACTGGTGGCCAGACTTGCCAAGATCCACGGGCGCACTTTCACCCATTGAGATCATTTCAGATGAAGGGACTTGGGGGGACTGCTCCTATGATGCGCCAAATGGTCAGAATTTACAAGCATCTTTTAGAGCCTTTACGGCGTTGCAAGTGGCTTATGCTAAGTTGCAATTCTCACTACACACTAAGTATGCAAATGTGCTAGCCCCTTGGTTCAATCAGATCAATGACTTCTTGTGGGGTGGAGAAACCCAGCATGGAGAGCAAGTAGGGAATCTGTGTGCTGACCTCAATGGTATGGGGGGTGGGGCTAAGGCCTTTAGAGATGGAGAGGATGCTGTTGCTCCCATATTTTGTGCTATGGCTGATATTGGTGAGCAAGAAGTCATGGAAGAAGAAGTTCCTTTCTTGCAGCTGGTTAGTAAGAGGGTGGTAAGAGACAATCAAGGATTTGGTAAATATCGCGGCGGCATGGGGTATGAAATGATCGTTGCGGCGAGAAATACGCCAGAATGGGGCTTTATGACTGTTACTAGCGGTGCTAAGTTCCCAAGTGTTGGCGGGATGTTTGGTGGTTATGGATGCAATACCTATCCTTTAGCCATGGTGAAGGGTATTAACATCTTTGAAATCGTGAAGGAAAATCCAGAAGAGTTTGACCTTTCAATGGAGAGGGTGATGAATGAACAGCCTTTTAAGGGTGGCACTTATACCACTTACCACATGGGCTTGCAGTTTGATAGGTCTCAAGAGGGTGAGCTTTATATGATCTCTCAGGGTTGTGGGGGCGGATATGGTGACCCAATTGAAAGAGATCCCGAGCTTGTTATGGAAGATCTCCAAACAGGTCGCATCTCTGATCATGTAGCTTCTTTTATCTATAAAGTCGTATGGAATAAAGAAACCTATGTCGTGGATGTCGAAGCGACTGAAAAACTGCGCGATAATGAAAGAAAAGCCAGGATAAAAAGAGGGCTACCCTATGATGAGTTTGTAAAAAGACATGTGAAAGATGAGCCACCAGCGGATTTGTTGTACTATGGATCTTGGGGTGAGGAAAACAATGAGGAGCTTATTGCCACTGTTTGGGATCATCATGGTCCAAAAAGAGTGAAGGGCAAACTCAAAGAAATTCCCTTGGTGGTGGTGCCAAATCGCCATGTCCTAAAAATTGCTGAGCTAGAAAAGCGAGTGCAAGAGCTTGAGGAAAAATGTGGCGAGGTCACTCATAAATTAGTCTAG
- a CDS encoding 5'-nucleotidase, lipoprotein e(P4) family, translated as MKKVKFVLFAFMMLGLLNAKECVSPLSRSIKYHQNSAEIKALQLQAYQAAKMALFTNLKNLKKFKSSDDKKPAIILDLDETVLDTSDYAAYLAKNCLEYTEQTWDAYEKDHTSVLIPGALDFLQYASSKGVKIFYISNRAKKNKAYLLKTLKNLHLPQVSQESVLLKSNNTKQERRLLVAENYEIILQVGDTLHDFDAIFADEKDSQKQQQKVFLNAEKFGREWIILPNSLYGTWEGDQILRTWKHRK; from the coding sequence ATGAAAAAAGTGAAATTCGTCCTATTTGCATTTATGATGCTTGGCCTGTTGAACGCCAAGGAATGCGTCTCACCACTTAGCAGAAGTATCAAGTACCATCAAAATAGTGCAGAAATCAAAGCCTTGCAATTGCAGGCCTATCAAGCGGCCAAAATGGCACTCTTTACCAATCTCAAAAATCTCAAAAAATTCAAAAGCTCTGATGACAAAAAGCCAGCCATCATCCTAGATCTAGACGAAACCGTGCTAGATACCTCAGACTATGCGGCCTATCTTGCCAAAAACTGCCTAGAATACACAGAGCAGACATGGGATGCCTATGAAAAGGATCATACCTCTGTGCTTATTCCTGGGGCGCTTGATTTTTTGCAATATGCTAGTAGCAAGGGGGTGAAAATCTTTTATATTTCCAACCGAGCAAAGAAAAATAAGGCATATTTGCTAAAAACACTAAAAAATCTCCATCTCCCACAGGTTAGTCAGGAATCAGTCCTGCTAAAATCCAATAACACAAAGCAGGAAAGGCGGCTTTTGGTGGCGGAGAATTATGAGATCATTTTGCAGGTTGGTGATACGCTGCATGATTTTGATGCAATTTTTGCTGATGAAAAAGACAGCCAAAAACAGCAGCAAAAGGTCTTTTTGAATGCAGAAAAATTTGGGAGAGAGTGGATTATCTTGCCAAACTCTTTGTATGGCACATGGGAGGGAGACCAGATCTTGCGGACATGGAAACATCGCAAATAA
- the tgt gene encoding tRNA guanosine(34) transglycosylase Tgt, with product MHFKIDKIQNHARATTIQTAHSVIQTPIFMPVGTQACVKGLDFFDLTTHLQTRIILANTYHLYLRPGSENIAKLGGLHHFTKYPHSFLTDSGGFQAFSLSGNMKKSDQGIAFRSHIDGSRHFLTPQKVLDIQYQLNSDIIMVLDDLIGLPAEQNSILQSVQTTTKWAKESLEYHKKNQAEGLGLENHLFAIIQGGNSKTMREKSAQELCALEGFDGYAIGGLAVGESAEEMYDCIEYVNAYTPAHKPRYLMGVGTPENIIEAIDRGVDLFDCVMPSRNARNGSLFTSFGKLNIKSSQYKEQDAAIDEECDCYTCKNFSRAYLNHLFRANEITYFRLATIHNLHYYLTLTRGAREAILANEFQHFKREFYAKRRQ from the coding sequence ATGCATTTTAAAATCGATAAAATACAAAATCACGCCAGGGCTACCACCATCCAAACCGCCCATTCTGTGATACAAACTCCCATCTTCATGCCCGTGGGGACGCAGGCCTGCGTGAAGGGGCTAGATTTTTTTGACTTGACCACACACCTGCAAACCCGCATCATTTTGGCAAATACCTATCATCTTTATCTGCGTCCAGGATCTGAGAATATCGCCAAGCTTGGTGGACTCCATCATTTCACAAAATATCCTCATAGCTTTCTCACAGACAGCGGGGGATTTCAGGCCTTTAGCCTCAGTGGCAATATGAAAAAATCCGATCAAGGAATTGCCTTCCGCTCTCACATTGATGGGAGCAGGCATTTTCTCACTCCCCAAAAAGTCCTAGATATCCAATACCAACTCAATAGCGACATCATTATGGTGCTAGATGATCTCATCGGCCTGCCAGCAGAGCAAAATTCCATTCTGCAATCTGTGCAAACCACGACAAAATGGGCAAAGGAAAGTCTAGAATATCACAAAAAAAATCAAGCAGAGGGTCTTGGATTAGAAAATCATCTCTTTGCAATCATCCAAGGGGGCAATAGCAAAACCATGCGCGAAAAATCCGCGCAAGAGCTCTGTGCTCTAGAGGGATTTGATGGCTATGCCATCGGTGGGCTGGCAGTAGGAGAAAGTGCAGAGGAGATGTATGACTGCATCGAATATGTCAATGCCTACACCCCAGCCCACAAGCCGCGCTATCTCATGGGGGTGGGCACACCAGAAAACATTATTGAGGCCATTGATCGTGGGGTAGATCTGTTTGATTGTGTCATGCCTAGCCGCAACGCACGAAATGGTAGCCTTTTTACTAGTTTTGGAAAACTCAATATCAAATCCTCTCAGTACAAAGAGCAAGATGCAGCCATTGATGAAGAATGCGATTGCTACACTTGCAAAAATTTCTCCCGCGCCTATCTCAATCATCTTTTTCGCGCCAATGAAATCACTTACTTTCGGCTTGCAACCATCCACAATCTCCACTACTATCTAACCCTCACACGCGGCGCAAGAGAGGCCATCCTTGCCAATGAATTCCAACATTTCAAAAGAGAGTTTTATGCCAAAAGAAGACAGTGA
- a CDS encoding COG3400 family protein, translating to MKKVVLILDGIVAKKFLQIVLEKYFSNNTYIVVSSDASMIPDEIPSSFHFHIFDPTSSFRLLNSIQSDVGDVFILIQDSKERSVVYDIIRSNCKDVRIIIDLPDDREISYYNHEKTDIIDESAFVSSAIISRLPNVPLIPQDFGLGIGEVMEIGIPFGSPFAYRHVGSIQQKDYRIVGIYRQNEFLLSNYSLVIQPTDALLVAGDPNTLTNVYRQVKSNIGQFPAPFGKDIYVYVDMILQEFDELMHDIYQAVFLHAHLRSTKLYIHVFRPNDIETMREIKALDNSDIEVFFNYAQDDFIEMLKIHLKKKIGLLVLGKKLFLKRKVRKILFASGVPVFKTSYKDIADARSSLVVLNEDMNEGENISSVIFDISMQMDLEVMVYDFDPDRKHQDEILQDYQDLARAYDIKVQVQKTNTKNPILYLRGHKKPILHFLPFERCITGRRIFNYISTKVERISFMFDDHPQIFIPILDQNDER from the coding sequence GTGAAAAAAGTCGTCTTGATATTGGATGGAATTGTAGCAAAAAAATTTCTGCAAATTGTGCTTGAGAAATATTTTAGCAATAATACCTATATTGTCGTGAGTAGTGATGCTAGCATGATTCCTGATGAGATCCCCAGTAGTTTTCATTTCCATATCTTTGATCCTACCTCTTCTTTTCGCCTGCTAAATAGTATTCAGTCTGATGTGGGCGATGTGTTTATCTTGATACAAGATAGCAAAGAGCGCAGCGTGGTGTATGACATCATTCGCAGCAATTGCAAGGATGTTCGCATTATCATCGATTTGCCTGATGATAGAGAGATTTCTTATTATAATCATGAAAAAACAGACATCATTGATGAATCTGCATTTGTTTCCTCAGCCATCATTTCTCGCCTGCCTAATGTCCCCCTGATCCCGCAGGATTTTGGGCTGGGGATTGGGGAGGTGATGGAGATTGGCATCCCCTTTGGTAGCCCCTTTGCTTACCGTCATGTTGGCTCCATCCAGCAAAAAGATTATCGCATCGTGGGGATTTACCGCCAAAATGAATTTTTATTAAGCAATTATTCTTTGGTGATCCAGCCCACAGATGCGTTACTTGTGGCAGGGGATCCCAATACATTGACCAATGTCTATCGCCAGGTCAAAAGCAATATTGGACAATTTCCTGCGCCATTTGGCAAGGATATCTACGTGTATGTGGATATGATTTTGCAGGAATTTGATGAGTTGATGCATGACATTTATCAGGCGGTATTTTTGCATGCGCATCTGCGCAGCACCAAGCTCTATATCCATGTTTTTCGCCCCAATGATATTGAGACAATGAGAGAGATTAAGGCGCTGGATAATAGCGACATTGAAGTGTTTTTCAATTATGCGCAGGATGATTTCATAGAAATGCTAAAAATTCATCTCAAGAAAAAAATCGGGCTTTTGGTTTTGGGAAAAAAGCTTTTTTTAAAAAGAAAGGTGCGCAAGATTCTTTTTGCTAGCGGTGTGCCTGTGTTTAAAACAAGCTACAAGGACATAGCAGATGCGCGCTCTAGCCTTGTAGTCTTGAATGAAGACATGAATGAGGGAGAGAATATTTCTTCAGTGATTTTTGATATTTCCATGCAGATGGATCTAGAAGTAATGGTTTATGACTTTGATCCTGATAGGAAGCATCAAGATGAGATTTTGCAGGATTATCAAGATCTTGCCAGGGCCTATGACATCAAGGTACAGGTGCAAAAAACCAACACCAAAAATCCCATTCTCTATCTTCGTGGGCATAAAAAGCCTATTTTGCATTTCCTGCCCTTTGAGCGTTGCATCACAGGCAGGAGGATTTTTAATTATATTTCCACAAAGGTGGAGCGCATTTCTTTTATGTTTGATGATCATCCTCAAATTTTCATCCCCATTCTTGACCAAAATGATGAACGTTAA
- the aroB gene encoding 3-dehydroquinate synthase, giving the protein MMNVKIPILTQSHAYDVYIGALQDLSFAKKYSKILILSNEKVAPLYLERIKAHLPASIPLASLILPDGEMHKNFKTVQKIIDFASKQRLDRKSLMIALGGGVISDITGFVSGIYQRGVDFVNVPTTLLAQVDASVGGKTGINTSFGKNLVGLFHQPVGVFVYPEFLSTLPPREFASGIAEMIKIGVCFDRGYFAFLENYDLTDPKILSQAIARAIALKADVVAKDEKEQGIRAGLNYGHTFGHVIELETGYQKYLHGEAVAMGMQMANVLAYELGWLSLNECARISSVLEKYHLLLKYQVRDLEAFYQKFFLDKKTTQDVLHFVLPRGIGAMEICKNISKEQLFKVLGVFS; this is encoded by the coding sequence ATGATGAACGTTAAAATCCCAATTCTCACCCAAAGCCATGCCTATGATGTGTATATTGGAGCGCTGCAAGATCTCTCTTTTGCCAAAAAATATAGCAAGATTCTTATTTTGAGCAATGAAAAGGTCGCACCCCTTTATTTGGAGCGTATCAAGGCTCATCTGCCTGCTTCCATCCCGCTTGCAAGTTTGATTTTGCCAGATGGGGAGATGCACAAGAATTTTAAGACGGTGCAAAAAATCATTGATTTTGCATCCAAGCAGCGCTTGGATCGCAAGTCTTTGATGATCGCTCTTGGTGGGGGCGTGATCAGTGATATCACCGGTTTTGTGAGTGGAATTTATCAGCGCGGGGTGGATTTTGTCAATGTTCCTACCACGCTGCTTGCCCAGGTGGATGCCTCTGTGGGTGGCAAAACAGGGATTAATACAAGTTTTGGCAAGAATCTTGTAGGGCTTTTTCACCAGCCAGTAGGGGTTTTTGTCTATCCAGAATTTTTATCCACGCTGCCTCCTAGGGAATTTGCCTCTGGGATTGCAGAGATGATAAAAATTGGCGTGTGTTTTGATCGGGGTTATTTTGCTTTTTTGGAGAATTATGATCTCACAGATCCCAAGATCCTCTCCCAGGCCATTGCCAGGGCCATCGCGCTCAAAGCAGATGTGGTAGCAAAAGATGAAAAAGAGCAGGGTATTCGCGCGGGGCTAAATTATGGGCATACCTTTGGGCATGTCATTGAGCTTGAGACGGGTTATCAAAAATACCTACATGGAGAGGCGGTGGCAATGGGGATGCAGATGGCAAATGTGCTGGCCTATGAGCTAGGGTGGCTGAGTCTAAATGAATGCGCGCGTATTTCTAGCGTGCTAGAAAAATATCATTTGCTACTCAAATATCAGGTGCGAGATTTGGAGGCTTTTTATCAAAAATTTTTCTTGGATAAAAAAACCACTCAGGATGTTTTGCATTTTGTTTTGCCTCGTGGGATTGGCGCGATGGAGATTTGCAAAAATATTTCCAAAGAGCAATTATTCAAGGTTTTAGGGGTATTTTCTTGA
- a CDS encoding mechanosensitive ion channel domain-containing protein, protein MFLRVFLWIFVFVGVLFSDSLAESLEELKNKLEILDKSMQWKDNIWVKKYANFENYTKVAKQVQDLKKELKKQKTLPKTSHNLFRVYQLENQIDTLQRQMVLLHVYKEDPFADLIQKPSIGEAPFVANPIAIIGAFSFIKKLEDQKKSLYKRKQSLQQTLIALNERLKILQEMHQIDAKAYAQDFYQTQTKLLELRSAEEILETTTDIYTKESDEIKNRISLQIKAQIFKLIYIAIGILISIGFAFVLKIITRKYIHDNERAYVTSKIINFFNITIIIFILLFAYLENVTYLVTVLGFASAGLAIAMKDLFMSILGWFVIVVGGSVHVGDRIRVTKDGSTYVGDVLDISLLRITIYEDVTLTTFLENRRAGRIIFIPNNYIFTTMFSNYTHGGMKTVWDGVDFTITFDSNIPRACAIASEVATKYARGYTEATRRQLAKMRDKYSLRNSNVEPKTFSLLENNGVRISVWYQTNAYATLSLRSTISMEIIERLLKEPDIKISYSTTKLIKDGTDGFGNKSAAQFPIEAS, encoded by the coding sequence ATTTTCTTGAGAGTTTTTTTGTGGATTTTTGTTTTTGTGGGTGTTTTGTTTTCTGATTCCCTTGCTGAGTCTTTGGAGGAGTTGAAAAATAAGCTTGAGATACTGGATAAAAGCATGCAGTGGAAGGATAATATCTGGGTCAAAAAATATGCCAATTTTGAGAATTATACTAAGGTTGCCAAGCAGGTGCAGGATCTCAAAAAAGAGCTCAAAAAGCAAAAGACTCTACCTAAAACTTCTCATAATCTCTTTCGTGTCTATCAGCTAGAAAATCAGATTGATACGCTGCAAAGGCAGATGGTTTTGCTGCATGTTTATAAGGAGGATCCCTTTGCAGATCTCATCCAAAAGCCAAGTATTGGCGAGGCTCCCTTTGTGGCTAATCCCATTGCCATCATCGGGGCATTTAGCTTCATCAAAAAACTAGAAGATCAAAAAAAATCCCTCTACAAAAGGAAGCAGAGTTTGCAGCAGACGCTAATAGCCCTCAATGAAAGGCTGAAAATCCTGCAGGAGATGCATCAAATCGATGCCAAGGCCTATGCGCAGGATTTTTATCAGACCCAGACCAAGCTTTTGGAGCTGCGATCTGCTGAGGAGATTTTGGAGACGACCACAGACATTTACACCAAAGAAAGCGATGAGATCAAAAATCGCATTTCCCTGCAGATTAAAGCTCAGATCTTCAAACTCATTTACATTGCCATTGGGATTTTGATTAGCATTGGCTTTGCCTTTGTGCTTAAAATCATCACACGAAAATATATTCATGACAATGAGCGCGCCTATGTGACCTCAAAAATCATCAATTTTTTCAACATTACCATCATTATCTTCATCTTGCTTTTTGCCTATCTAGAAAATGTGACCTATCTTGTCACGGTATTAGGATTTGCATCTGCGGGTTTGGCCATTGCCATGAAGGATCTTTTTATGAGTATTTTGGGTTGGTTTGTCATTGTTGTTGGAGGCAGTGTGCATGTGGGGGATCGCATCCGTGTGACCAAGGATGGCAGCACCTATGTGGGGGATGTTTTGGATATTTCTCTGCTTCGCATTACTATCTATGAGGATGTCACCCTCACGACATTTTTGGAGAATCGCAGGGCTGGGCGCATTATTTTTATCCCCAATAATTATATTTTTACTACCATGTTTTCTAATTATACTCATGGAGGCATGAAGACTGTATGGGATGGGGTGGATTTTACTATTACTTTTGACAGCAATATTCCCAGGGCTTGTGCTATTGCTAGTGAAGTGGCCACGAAATATGCCAGGGGTTATACCGAGGCTACTCGCAGGCAGCTTGCTAAAATGCGCGATAAATATTCCCTGCGCAATTCCAATGTCGAACCAAAAACCTTCAGCCTGCTTGAAAATAATGGGGTGAGAATTTCTGTGTGGTATCAGACCAATGCCTATGCCACTTTGAGCCTGCGCAGTACGATCTCCATGGAGATTATTGAGCGTCTTCTCAAAGAGCCAGACATCAAAATCTCATATTCCACAACAAAGCTTATCAAAGATGGCACGGATGGCTTTGGAAACAAAAGTGCTGCACAATTTCCTATCGAGGCAAGTTAA